ACTACTGGATGGATGACCTTCCTGACAGTCtattctccaacaatgctgtcgaagaagaacctAGAGAGAAAATGATCACTCCTTCGAACACCAAGAAACTATTGGAACCAATCAAGATAGCTGCAACACCAATGCCTCACAAGAATAAACCCTTGCCATTGCCATTGCCGATGCAGAAGTCAAGGAAAGGAATGGACCGTCGAGTTCAGAACAATTCAAAAGAATGCAGTAGTAGCTTTATATCTCTGAAGAGTggagaatcttcttttacGGAAGCAAAACATGGATTGGCAGCGTATGTGAGGCAAAACCCATTCAATTACAGTTTGGATGGTCCAAAGCAATACAAACTTTCCAGATTTCCTTCTACTGCAGTGcccaaaaagaagagagtACAATCGGCATACTCTACTAGCACACAAAAGTCTACAGAAATGACCCCATCCTCTAAACCAAGAACCGTCTCAATGTACTCTGTTCCATATCCAACATCAAAGAACCCGATACCACCAGTGGTTTCTTCTAAGCAAGTTGTTACTCCCAAAGGAGTGTCAGGAACATCATTCCAGAAACCCAGGAAAATATCAGAAGGCAAGACTAGGAACTCAGCTTTACCCAGTCTTCCAGTATACCCAACTTCCAGAGAAggagagaaagaagaaatgatcAAGAACCATGTCCTGTCATTCTTACTCAAGATgaagcagatgaagaaagaacaggGGGGTGGAGCTGTTAAACGACAGGGCAGAGCTCCTTCCTCTTCTAGTAAGAATCTTCCCCAAGTGCCCGAAATAGAAAGGGATAACCgtttcagaagaaatgcCCAGGGCATGAGGTGGTAGTATTCATAGCATGTATATGATTATAATTACGTCATGTGTGGTAGTACCTGTGTCAAAACTATCTGTATCATTATATTAATATATTTATTAAACGTTAGctattgcttcttcaacttatAGCTTCACTATTAAGTCATT
This Scheffersomyces stipitis CBS 6054 chromosome 3, complete sequence DNA region includes the following protein-coding sequences:
- a CDS encoding predicted protein, which translates into the protein MKKSDTKQLLSPLDEPNNIPAAGDFDFSHAVSSFKPGNYEIDDLPKRIPIFNPKTGKIQRFVRNRREIPARRAVSMPVPSTSSSGSFPSAFSKELPSPPISEADNESGSSSANSSLSEYRVISMYTHPTSSIDKYHESLPPLHPLPPLPSSQDSEDVSSESSSIYSDHKTTYSMKISSPFKAKNVITDDDESLFSELSHSSRTDTSSDLSEHSDSPSLIARSIMYVVHEYSSATNSEVSLATTGQNIPVDDYYWMDDLPDSLFSNNAVEEEPREKMITPSNTKKLLEPIKIAATPMPHKNKPLPLPLPMQKSRKGMDRRVQNNSKECSSSFISSKSGESSFTEAKHGLAAYVRQNPFNYSLDGPKQYKLSRFPSTAVPKKKRVQSAYSTSTQKSTEMTPSSKPRTVSMYSVPYPTSKNPIPPVVSSKQVVTPKGVSGTSFQKPRKISEGKTRNSALPSLPVYPTSREGEKEEMIKNHVSSFLLKMKQMKKEQGGGAVKRQGRAPSSSSKNLPQVPEIERDNRFRRNAQGMRW